In Deltaproteobacteria bacterium, the following proteins share a genomic window:
- the gatA gene encoding Asp-tRNA(Asn)/Glu-tRNA(Gln) amidotransferase subunit GatA has product MSLEKLTIHELRDKLDSRQVSSVEVTKAVLESIKRSDGEINSYVTVMEEEALNAAREADACIGRGEASALTGIPVAVKDIFCTDGILTTCSSKMLSNFVPPYDASAVANLKSQGAVIVGKTNMDEFAMGSSTETSYYGPTKNPWDLERIPGGSSGGSAASVAADQCIASLGTDTGGSIRQPASLCGIVGLKPTYGRVSRYGVVAFASSLDQVGPMTKDVEDAAILLGAVAGYDEKDSTSINREVPDYREVLTGDLKGVKVGIPTEYFIEGMDEDVENATRQAISQIKNLGAEIVEISLPHTEYAVAVYYIVAPAEASSNLARYDGVKFGFRASQVDDLLHMYKKTRDEGFGREVKRRIMLGTYALSSGYYDAYYLKAQKVRTLISRDFAGAYEKCDVILTPTTPTPAFKLGERSGDPLQMYLSDILTISCNLAGLPGISLPCGLSKDGLPIGLQLMGNYFDEESILKVAYAYEQATDWHKKKPAL; this is encoded by the coding sequence GTGTCCCTGGAAAAACTTACTATTCATGAACTTAGAGACAAACTTGATTCGCGTCAGGTTTCGTCTGTTGAAGTAACCAAAGCTGTACTTGAATCCATAAAGAGGTCTGATGGCGAGATTAATTCTTATGTTACGGTCATGGAAGAAGAGGCTCTAAATGCGGCCAGGGAGGCGGATGCCTGTATTGGACGAGGTGAAGCTTCAGCGCTTACGGGTATTCCTGTTGCCGTCAAGGACATATTTTGCACTGATGGCATTTTGACGACCTGTTCTTCTAAAATGTTATCCAATTTCGTTCCACCCTATGATGCATCGGCTGTGGCAAATTTAAAGTCCCAGGGCGCGGTTATTGTAGGCAAGACAAATATGGATGAGTTTGCCATGGGTTCTTCTACTGAGACTTCCTATTATGGCCCCACTAAAAATCCCTGGGACCTTGAAAGAATCCCTGGCGGCTCCAGTGGCGGTTCTGCCGCTTCCGTCGCTGCTGACCAGTGCATCGCTTCCCTTGGGACCGATACGGGGGGGTCGATCAGACAGCCCGCCTCACTCTGTGGCATTGTCGGTTTAAAACCTACTTATGGAAGAGTAAGCCGCTATGGCGTCGTTGCTTTTGCTTCCTCTCTCGACCAGGTTGGTCCCATGACTAAAGATGTTGAAGATGCTGCTATACTGCTTGGCGCTGTTGCCGGATATGATGAAAAAGATTCTACATCCATAAACCGTGAAGTGCCTGATTACCGAGAGGTGCTTACAGGAGATTTAAAGGGTGTCAAGGTCGGTATCCCAACGGAGTACTTCATTGAAGGTATGGATGAAGATGTTGAAAATGCCACCCGACAGGCAATCAGTCAAATCAAAAACCTTGGTGCAGAGATTGTTGAAATTTCCCTTCCTCATACGGAATACGCCGTAGCCGTCTACTATATAGTCGCTCCTGCTGAGGCAAGCTCTAACCTGGCTCGCTATGACGGAGTTAAATTCGGCTTTCGGGCTTCACAAGTTGATGACCTTCTTCATATGTATAAAAAAACGAGGGATGAGGGTTTTGGAAGAGAAGTTAAAAGAAGAATTATGCTCGGTACTTATGCGCTTTCCTCCGGATATTATGATGCCTATTATCTTAAGGCGCAGAAAGTAAGGACACTGATTTCCAGGGATTTTGCGGGCGCCTATGAAAAATGTGATGTCATTCTAACGCCTACAACTCCCACACCGGCCTTTAAGCTTGGCGAGCGATCAGGTGATCCACTTCAGATGTATCTCTCTGATATTCTGACTATTTCCTGCAATCTGGCCGGACTTCCGGGCATTTCTCTTCCCTGCGGTTTGTCTAAAGACGGATTGCCTATTGGTCTTCAACTGATGGGAAATTACTTTGATGAGGAAAGTATTCTTAAAGTGGCTTATGCCTATGAGCAGGCGACGGACTGGCATAAGAAAAAACCGGCACTTTAG
- a CDS encoding ABC transporter substrate-binding protein, with amino-acid sequence MKSIAGLLSILLVLVLLITVFACTAKPEKHYHIAIVIPKSGTSHGTDGFIASLDSRGYVSGENTTFYFRENNEGLEDFINRMVERKVDLIFTITTPVTRTVKKLTEKKEIPVIFVVNNPVNSNIVESIKHPGGNLTGIQLSGSTPKTLEWLKSIFHDMATIWVPVSFDTKAALQCFNELEKAAKKLDVKILLSEVTNKEELIESLQSIPAEAEAVFTFHSILINSNLEIISKKAIEKKLPVASSGHVQYKKGALLSYGVSHYEAAFHAGRLAESVLQGARPSHLPVEMADFFLGLNLQTASRINVHIADHVIDQANFVIQ; translated from the coding sequence ATGAAAAGCATAGCCGGCCTTTTATCCATACTATTAGTCCTTGTCCTCTTAATTACCGTTTTTGCCTGTACTGCAAAACCTGAAAAACACTATCATATTGCTATTGTGATACCTAAATCAGGTACGAGCCATGGAACAGACGGCTTTATTGCGTCTCTTGACAGTCGTGGCTATGTTAGCGGGGAAAATACAACATTCTATTTCCGTGAAAATAATGAAGGTCTCGAAGATTTTATTAATCGAATGGTGGAGAGAAAAGTTGATCTCATTTTTACCATAACCACACCGGTGACAAGAACCGTTAAAAAACTGACTGAAAAAAAAGAAATTCCTGTCATATTTGTTGTTAACAATCCTGTTAATTCCAATATTGTTGAATCCATAAAGCATCCCGGGGGAAACCTGACCGGTATTCAGTTAAGCGGCAGTACGCCAAAGACCCTTGAATGGCTCAAATCCATATTTCATGATATGGCCACTATTTGGGTTCCCGTGTCATTTGATACAAAAGCTGCTTTGCAATGTTTTAATGAACTGGAAAAGGCGGCAAAAAAGCTTGATGTTAAAATCCTTCTCTCTGAGGTAACAAATAAAGAAGAATTAATAGAATCTCTGCAATCTATCCCGGCTGAAGCAGAGGCAGTGTTCACATTTCACTCTATTTTGATCAATTCCAATCTGGAAATCATTTCGAAAAAGGCGATAGAAAAGAAATTGCCTGTTGCTTCATCAGGGCATGTTCAATATAAAAAGGGTGCGCTCCTTTCTTATGGGGTAAGTCACTATGAGGCTGCCTTTCATGCAGGCAGATTGGCGGAATCCGTATTACAGGGAGCAAGGCCTTCCCATCTCCCTGTTGAAATGGCCGACTTTTTTCTGGGTCTTAACCTGCAGACGGCATCCAGGATTAATGTCCATATAGCCGATCACGTTATAGATCAGGCCAACTTCGTCATACAATAG
- a CDS encoding cache domain-containing protein: MKKSEKSIRKFLILSLGLLSISPLILLSTLLSWDHYLSHKIHIAKIQRLMSNVALQKINNYLDQQRVLLLSTIKATNIIKLNQYEKENILSMLLSSTINKEYGKVFQDLILLDEKGFEEVHVSRTEIFIQSDLIDLSGNPGYQAIMAGAEIHYEPVYFEKGTGEPLLIVSLPLKDVRLRQIKGVLIAHIRMRYMWDVIAKIEIGDTGITYILNSENRVIAHPDPSIVLKETYFNIDNKKTISSGLDGSRVAIAQVKMMLGDEKYFIVTEVPVKEALSYMRQSLLITVIFSVITLFAAIMLIVLLLKKMVKPIETLAHTAQAISKGDFDQKANVSGNDELAYLAGSFNFMTSTLLENIESLEANIEERKEVEKKLVLSLKEKEVLLREVHHRVKNNMQIINSLLNMQIKKMDNKGDIEMVKASQMRIRSMSLIHEKLYKSERLALIDINNYISDLIALLINTYKGLSYNVNFNVDIKETFLDLDLAISCGFIINELITNSLKYGFPDEMKGNIYIKISKKEGDLIEMLVKDDGIGMSPDYDIRNSDSIGLCLVTMLSELQLGGKIELCSEEGTEFRITFKDKRKSQGDI, translated from the coding sequence ATGAAAAAATCTGAAAAAAGCATACGTAAATTTCTTATCCTTTCCCTTGGCCTGCTTTCCATTTCTCCCCTTATTTTGCTTAGTACTCTCCTGTCGTGGGATCATTATCTTTCCCACAAAATTCATATCGCAAAAATTCAGAGATTAATGTCAAATGTGGCTTTACAAAAAATTAATAATTACCTCGATCAACAAAGGGTATTGCTTTTGTCCACTATTAAAGCGACGAATATTATTAAACTTAATCAATATGAAAAAGAAAATATTCTTTCCATGCTTCTTTCTTCTACAATAAACAAGGAATATGGGAAAGTATTTCAGGACCTTATCCTGCTCGATGAAAAGGGTTTCGAGGAAGTTCACGTTTCCAGAACTGAAATCTTTATTCAAAGTGACCTTATTGACCTCTCAGGAAACCCTGGATATCAAGCAATTATGGCGGGGGCAGAAATTCATTATGAACCCGTTTATTTTGAAAAAGGAACGGGCGAACCCTTGTTAATTGTAAGTTTGCCTCTGAAAGATGTCAGGCTGCGTCAAATCAAAGGTGTCCTGATCGCACATATCAGGATGCGGTACATGTGGGACGTGATAGCAAAAATTGAAATTGGCGACACAGGGATTACCTACATACTCAATAGCGAAAATAGAGTTATTGCCCACCCTGATCCTTCCATTGTATTGAAAGAAACCTACTTTAATATTGATAATAAGAAAACTATTTCGAGTGGACTTGATGGCAGCCGCGTTGCTATTGCACAGGTAAAGATGATGCTGGGAGATGAAAAGTATTTCATTGTCACAGAAGTTCCTGTTAAAGAAGCCTTAAGTTATATGAGGCAGTCCTTACTGATAACTGTCATCTTTTCCGTAATAACCCTTTTTGCCGCCATAATGCTTATTGTTTTGCTTTTAAAAAAAATGGTAAAGCCCATAGAGACACTGGCACATACTGCCCAGGCAATTTCAAAGGGTGACTTTGATCAAAAGGCCAACGTTTCCGGCAACGATGAACTTGCTTATCTGGCAGGATCTTTTAACTTTATGACCTCTACATTGCTCGAGAATATTGAATCTCTGGAGGCAAATATAGAAGAACGAAAAGAGGTTGAAAAGAAGCTTGTATTATCCCTGAAAGAAAAAGAAGTTTTATTGAGAGAAGTTCACCATCGAGTAAAAAATAACATGCAGATCATCAACAGTCTCCTTAACATGCAAATTAAAAAAATGGATAATAAAGGCGATATTGAGATGGTAAAGGCAAGTCAGATGAGAATCAGATCTATGAGCCTCATTCATGAAAAGCTCTACAAGTCCGAAAGGCTGGCACTTATTGATATCAATAATTATATCTCGGATCTCATTGCTCTGCTTATAAATACTTATAAGGGCCTTTCCTATAATGTCAATTTCAATGTAGATATTAAGGAAACCTTTCTTGACCTCGACCTCGCCATATCTTGCGGATTTATAATTAATGAACTTATTACCAATTCGCTTAAATATGGCTTTCCAGATGAAATGAAAGGCAATATTTATATTAAAATATCAAAAAAAGAAGGTGACCTGATTGAAATGCTTGTAAAAGATGACGGTATTGGAATGAGTCCCGATTATGATATAAGAAATTCGGATTCAATCGGTCTGTGCCTTGTAACAATGCTTTCGGAACTCCAGCTTGGTGGGAAAATAGAACTTTGCAGTGAAGAGGGTACGGAATTTAGAATTACGTTTAAAGACAAGCGAAAGTCGCAAGGTGATATCTGA
- a CDS encoding transglutaminase domain-containing protein, which produces MIIKKTCAIFILSALLLVLDFAPVQAKSRTFEMTYKAKIAEIPANAKKIDLWLPYPVSDEAQQILDMKIESPFPAHVNYDKEFGNGILYINTKPGTKSFEVKMTFLVKRRELRQKNLPKEVSTKQLGNKDQFYRYLTASKYAVINDKVRFFAQKATKDKKGISEKAKGAYDFILENMSYDKVIPGWGKGDVNRVCINISDGKEGTGNCTDFHSFFGSIMRASGIPVVFEMGFPLNPSKDLPEGIRGGYHCWAKFYLPGKGWVPVDISEADKAPEKKDYYFGSIDEHRVRFSRGRDILLEPNQKGERLNYFGPDPYLEIDGIASDNFERWISYGDI; this is translated from the coding sequence ATGATTATTAAAAAAACATGCGCTATCTTTATACTTTCTGCTTTACTGCTGGTCCTTGATTTTGCGCCGGTCCAGGCAAAAAGCCGCACCTTTGAAATGACCTACAAGGCAAAGATTGCTGAAATCCCTGCAAATGCAAAAAAAATCGATCTCTGGCTACCCTACCCTGTCAGCGACGAAGCCCAGCAAATACTGGATATGAAAATTGAATCTCCCTTCCCTGCTCATGTAAATTATGACAAGGAATTTGGAAACGGTATTCTCTACATAAATACCAAACCGGGGACAAAGTCTTTTGAGGTAAAAATGACTTTCCTGGTCAAGAGAAGAGAGCTTAGGCAGAAAAATCTTCCAAAAGAAGTATCCACTAAGCAGCTTGGCAACAAAGATCAATTTTATCGCTACCTCACTGCATCTAAATATGCCGTCATTAACGACAAGGTAAGATTTTTTGCCCAAAAAGCGACAAAGGATAAAAAGGGAATCTCGGAAAAGGCCAAAGGCGCTTATGATTTTATACTTGAAAATATGTCTTACGATAAGGTCATTCCCGGCTGGGGGAAGGGCGATGTGAACCGCGTATGTATCAATATTTCCGATGGAAAAGAAGGAACGGGTAATTGCACGGACTTCCATTCTTTTTTCGGCTCTATCATGCGGGCGTCGGGAATACCTGTGGTTTTTGAAATGGGTTTTCCCCTTAATCCATCGAAAGATTTGCCCGAAGGAATAAGGGGCGGCTATCACTGTTGGGCAAAGTTCTATCTTCCCGGCAAGGGGTGGGTGCCTGTCGACATTTCAGAAGCTGACAAGGCGCCTGAGAAAAAAGACTACTACTTCGGTTCTATCGATGAGCATAGGGTAAGGTTCAGCAGGGGGAGGGATATACTTCTCGAACCTAACCAGAAAGGGGAGAGGCTAAATTATTTTGGTCCCGATCCTTATCTGGAGATAGATGGCATTGCGTCTGATAATTTCGAGAGGTGGATATCATACGGGGATATCTGA
- a CDS encoding selenium metabolism-associated LysR family transcriptional regulator, protein MLLPYLDIFCKVYELQSFSKAAASLYLTQPTVSTHIKALEEELSIKLFDRLARQVTPTKAGELLYGYARNIENLKKEAKEAMESFSGKLRGSLHIGGSTIPGEYLLPEIMSNFKKKCPQVMTILQIADTGRIADRVLEGEVEVGLVGAKGDDKRLESRRFIDDELIFVAHRSYPHESLSIDKLGTVPVIARERGSGSWASVEKALAAFGVNPENLNIVAEMGSTEALKRGIKSGMGLSVLSTIAVKDDLCSGSLKALKVEGFPLKRSLYVITHKKRAKSPICKAFLDFLSLDA, encoded by the coding sequence ATGTTACTGCCTTATCTCGATATTTTCTGCAAGGTCTATGAACTTCAAAGCTTCTCAAAGGCGGCAGCTTCACTATATCTCACCCAACCCACGGTAAGCACTCACATAAAGGCCCTTGAAGAGGAACTGTCTATTAAGCTCTTCGACAGGCTGGCACGCCAGGTAACACCCACAAAAGCAGGTGAACTTCTTTATGGTTATGCCCGAAACATAGAGAACCTGAAAAAAGAAGCAAAAGAGGCAATGGAGAGTTTTTCAGGAAAATTGAGGGGAAGTCTTCATATCGGGGGAAGCACCATTCCCGGTGAGTACCTGCTGCCTGAAATAATGTCAAACTTCAAAAAAAAATGTCCCCAGGTAATGACGATTCTGCAAATTGCCGATACTGGAAGAATAGCCGACAGGGTGCTCGAAGGTGAAGTTGAGGTCGGCCTTGTAGGGGCAAAGGGTGATGATAAGAGACTCGAAAGCAGGCGATTTATCGATGATGAACTGATTTTTGTGGCTCACCGTTCTTACCCTCATGAATCTCTTTCCATCGATAAACTGGGAACTGTACCTGTCATTGCCAGAGAGAGAGGGTCCGGTTCCTGGGCTTCTGTTGAAAAAGCGCTGGCGGCATTCGGTGTTAATCCTGAAAACCTCAATATCGTTGCAGAAATGGGTTCTACTGAAGCCCTTAAAAGAGGAATCAAGTCAGGAATGGGACTTTCTGTCCTTTCCACTATTGCCGTAAAGGATGACTTGTGCAGCGGATCATTGAAGGCGCTTAAGGTTGAGGGATTTCCACTCAAACGTTCTCTCTATGTCATTACCCACAAGAAACGTGCAAAAAGCCCCATATGTAAGGCCTTTCTTGATTTTCTGTCCCTTGACGCATAG
- a CDS encoding helix-turn-helix domain-containing protein: MEKTFKDRILEKLGSRKPTPWGLSIGLNRGALNRIFNLNVIPKSEHLIKISNALGVSINWLLTGEEAYQNKDANYVGRGETPIVDEKLVDLFHALPEDSKLGLVGMLSTYVSALKDDDVQKAYESFKKSFMKETRKGK; this comes from the coding sequence ATGGAAAAGACATTTAAAGATAGAATACTGGAGAAACTTGGCAGCCGGAAGCCTACACCCTGGGGCTTGTCAATAGGTTTAAACCGAGGTGCACTTAATAGAATTTTCAACCTAAATGTTATCCCCAAATCTGAGCACCTGATTAAGATATCGAATGCGTTGGGTGTTTCAATTAACTGGCTTCTTACCGGGGAGGAAGCTTATCAAAACAAGGATGCCAATTACGTTGGCCGTGGTGAAACTCCCATAGTCGATGAAAAACTTGTCGACCTCTTTCATGCCCTGCCGGAAGACAGTAAGCTCGGTCTTGTCGGTATGCTCAGCACTTATGTAAGCGCTTTAAAAGATGATGACGTTCAAAAAGCCTATGAGAGTTTTAAAAAGAGCTTTATGAAAGAAACCCGGAAAGGGAAGTAA
- a CDS encoding CAP domain-containing protein: MYIDFGKKIFVLLLVVPILFGCGSDESDEDTSNINFDGPNSLRACILDTPIEEEMTLLVNQARAVARTCGGFGAFSATTTVTWNEQLREAADRHSRDMAYYNFFSHTGSDGSDPGIRINATGYSFQNARENISAGRPDAAGTVQDGWLNSPVHCEAIMNANLFEIGAACVVNEAADYKTYWTLVLAAPN; the protein is encoded by the coding sequence ATGTATATAGATTTTGGCAAGAAAATTTTTGTATTGCTGCTAGTTGTTCCCATATTGTTTGGTTGCGGTTCGGATGAAAGCGATGAAGATACATCTAACATCAATTTTGATGGTCCCAATTCCTTAAGGGCATGCATACTCGACACTCCAATAGAAGAAGAAATGACTCTTCTTGTGAATCAGGCAAGAGCAGTGGCAAGAACGTGCGGGGGATTTGGCGCATTTTCCGCGACCACAACTGTTACCTGGAACGAGCAATTGCGCGAGGCCGCAGATAGACACTCCAGAGATATGGCCTATTATAATTTCTTTAGTCACACTGGATCTGATGGTTCAGATCCGGGAATTCGCATCAATGCTACAGGCTATAGTTTCCAGAATGCACGAGAAAATATTTCTGCAGGCCGTCCCGATGCGGCTGGGACAGTTCAAGATGGTTGGCTAAATAGCCCTGTTCATTGCGAAGCTATCATGAATGCAAATCTTTTCGAGATTGGGGCTGCCTGCGTCGTAAATGAGGCGGCTGACTATAAAACATACTGGACGCTGGTTTTAGCTGCACCAAACTGA
- a CDS encoding serine protease, translating to MYTFEGVARPVLFEQENPDFPYWGKGSSFLLANSNHYYWITAKHVITNMGGAADMLRIFPADDSRISLPFNENYLIKAEGLDDEDYKDIYALRVDLSEFEGNGDAPLTAQDIEAGIMTAEELSGNDELWIIGYPSESNFVDFDSCTIKNTRSVIRATYQGNSLSQHCHTAKIDTTIRLSDYDGLSGSPVFFLKTVMNGEQQIQFPLIVGMLLRGTATSSLVHFVSSSVIKRLLQLAETDA from the coding sequence ATGTACACATTTGAGGGTGTAGCCAGGCCTGTATTATTTGAGCAAGAGAATCCTGATTTTCCGTATTGGGGAAAGGGATCTTCTTTTCTACTAGCAAACTCTAATCATTATTATTGGATTACAGCAAAGCACGTAATCACCAACATGGGCGGGGCAGCAGACATGCTTAGAATATTCCCCGCTGATGACTCTAGGATATCATTACCATTTAATGAGAATTACCTGATTAAGGCTGAAGGTTTGGACGATGAGGATTATAAAGATATCTATGCCCTACGTGTTGATTTATCGGAATTTGAGGGAAATGGCGACGCACCATTGACGGCGCAAGATATAGAAGCTGGGATAATGACTGCCGAAGAGCTCTCAGGAAATGATGAACTTTGGATAATTGGTTATCCCTCAGAAAGTAATTTTGTTGACTTTGATTCATGTACAATTAAAAACACGAGAAGTGTGATTCGGGCTACTTATCAGGGTAATAGCCTATCTCAGCACTGCCATACAGCCAAAATAGACACTACGATCAGGCTATCGGACTATGATGGATTAAGCGGAAGCCCAGTTTTCTTCCTGAAAACAGTCATGAATGGCGAGCAACAAATTCAATTTCCTTTGATTGTGGGTATGTTATTGCGAGGAACAGCAACAAGTTCACTAGTCCATTTTGTAAGTTCTTCGGTGATAAAAAGGCTTTTACAGCTTGCAGAAACTGATGCCTAA
- a CDS encoding HEPN domain-containing protein — protein MVNISETANAYFLAAERCEEQKRISQNQVEWLLVPAVTNRAFSIELFLKAILQNDGTSKYGHKLHELFNDLKHERKTQIIEETGLDSELFHKDLTKISNAFVEWRYLYEKEDIQIAWSFLQKLSNAVKKIFENYIKIS, from the coding sequence ATGGTTAATATAAGTGAAACTGCAAATGCCTATTTTTTAGCTGCAGAAAGATGCGAAGAACAAAAGCGAATAAGTCAGAATCAAGTAGAGTGGTTACTTGTGCCTGCGGTTACTAATAGAGCGTTTTCGATAGAGCTTTTTTTGAAGGCAATTTTACAGAACGATGGTACTTCAAAATACGGTCACAAACTACACGAGCTCTTTAATGATTTAAAACATGAGCGTAAAACGCAAATTATTGAAGAGACCGGCTTAGATAGCGAATTGTTCCATAAAGACTTAACCAAGATTTCTAATGCTTTCGTTGAATGGCGGTATCTATATGAAAAAGAAGATATACAAATAGCGTGGAGCTTTCTTCAAAAACTCTCAAATGCCGTTAAAAAGATATTTGAGAATTATATTAAAATTTCATGA
- a CDS encoding SHOCT domain-containing protein, with translation MKVFIIMFGCLLTFGCASAKKVPYNVTSYPPKSQIDVNGVSMGETPTTIILECNKKWVGVMNAPGGWMNASGKYEVKAYPPKNFQGQTQSKQIDPCQWKGTGNAALKFDLGLESVTPKQQIEITTKSLDNDGKTEEAIKALKTLRDQGIISDEEYRVKVRKIVE, from the coding sequence ATGAAAGTATTCATAATAATGTTTGGCTGTCTTTTAACATTCGGCTGTGCTTCAGCCAAGAAAGTACCTTACAATGTGACAAGTTACCCGCCAAAATCACAAATTGACGTCAATGGTGTGAGCATGGGAGAGACTCCCACAACAATTATTTTGGAATGCAACAAAAAGTGGGTTGGCGTAATGAATGCACCGGGCGGTTGGATGAATGCATCTGGGAAGTATGAGGTAAAAGCATATCCTCCTAAAAATTTCCAAGGCCAGACTCAATCAAAACAAATTGACCCTTGCCAATGGAAAGGCACAGGCAATGCAGCCCTGAAATTTGATCTTGGATTAGAGTCTGTCACTCCAAAACAGCAGATTGAAATAACCACAAAGTCACTCGACAATGATGGGAAAACAGAAGAAGCGATCAAAGCATTAAAGACACTAAGAGATCAAGGCATTATTTCAGACGAGGAATATCGAGTAAAAGTACGTAAAATAGTTGAATAA
- a CDS encoding GNAT family N-acetyltransferase translates to MNEQVSIVYLSRNPQYIPVLASWVYDYWGEMYRIQSVEEQIAKMSDRLNTNNFPLALVALMGSVPVGTVSLKIQEMTTHKHLYHWLGTLYVLPNYRKKGIGRTLVKHAETKARELGVKTLYLHTPDKEQFYMHQGWETIERPVYFGMQVAVMSKEI, encoded by the coding sequence ATGAATGAGCAAGTGTCAATTGTATACCTATCACGCAATCCCCAATATATTCCGGTACTGGCGTCATGGGTATATGATTACTGGGGAGAGATGTATCGAATACAATCTGTTGAGGAACAGATTGCAAAAATGTCTGACAGATTAAACACAAATAATTTCCCTCTGGCTCTTGTAGCGCTGATGGGATCTGTGCCAGTGGGTACTGTAAGTCTTAAAATACAAGAAATGACAACCCATAAGCATTTATATCATTGGCTTGGAACACTATACGTTTTACCAAATTACCGAAAAAAGGGTATTGGTCGTACTCTAGTAAAACATGCAGAAACTAAAGCAAGAGAGTTAGGTGTAAAAACGCTTTACCTTCATACTCCTGATAAAGAGCAATTCTATATGCATCAAGGGTGGGAAACAATTGAAAGGCCTGTTTATTTTGGAATGCAGGTGGCAGTAATGAGTAAGGAAATATAG
- a CDS encoding YARHG domain-containing protein produces MKIFATIIAALFFTSLATSSSAAVSDKIYLCNSNKTSFEETAHDAFNKRLDVCDLITFSETNLRIIRNSIFARYGRKFKSKDLSSYFHGKDWYKVNPRYHDNLLTEIQLSNVKIIKKTEEIKKIKKIKPTNSREVNGELFHPNFPPFEDFLIQLNRQTVESYVEEFGSQKIRKIAEKHNKSSLARKFRRLTNGRDGDIVNTDQEGHSAIYFSQNGKEFSIGVRETFVNLPDSKAILYSEQIQDSDITEVYSYEGQSIDRIVYMPRYALKANPDLLVTPEFTGCCGTWNYTFHFFNLKNKKNFSTGCPGDECIDTLISWHPEDKRILTIYSSQEYKVESVLSIIDIHGEIVASAILNGDKDEHKLFKKDFYPYVENLVAIRELIPKKQWLIKFVDSEEHYAVLSK; encoded by the coding sequence ATGAAAATATTTGCTACCATAATCGCTGCACTATTTTTTACCTCTCTAGCAACGTCATCCAGTGCTGCGGTGTCAGATAAAATATACCTTTGTAATTCAAATAAAACTTCCTTTGAGGAAACTGCTCATGATGCATTTAATAAAAGGCTGGATGTTTGCGATTTAATAACTTTTTCTGAAACAAATCTGCGCATAATACGGAATTCTATTTTTGCCAGATATGGACGGAAATTTAAAAGCAAAGATCTTTCCAGTTATTTCCATGGCAAAGATTGGTACAAAGTTAATCCCAGGTATCATGATAACCTATTGACAGAAATTCAGTTATCAAATGTTAAAATTATCAAAAAAACAGAAGAAATAAAGAAAATAAAAAAAATTAAACCGACTAACTCTCGTGAAGTAAATGGAGAGCTTTTCCACCCAAACTTTCCTCCTTTTGAAGATTTTTTAATACAGCTGAACAGACAAACAGTCGAATCTTATGTGGAGGAATTTGGCTCTCAAAAAATCAGAAAGATTGCGGAAAAACATAATAAGTCTAGTTTGGCAAGAAAGTTCAGACGCTTAACAAACGGTAGAGATGGCGACATAGTAAATACTGATCAAGAAGGTCATAGTGCTATTTACTTCTCTCAAAATGGTAAAGAGTTTTCTATTGGTGTGCGTGAAACTTTCGTAAATTTGCCAGATAGTAAAGCTATCCTTTATTCTGAACAAATCCAAGACAGTGACATAACTGAGGTGTACAGTTATGAAGGTCAAAGCATTGATCGAATAGTTTATATGCCGAGATATGCTCTTAAAGCTAATCCAGACCTGCTTGTTACGCCAGAATTTACAGGTTGCTGCGGTACGTGGAATTATACTTTCCACTTCTTCAATTTGAAAAATAAAAAAAATTTTTCAACTGGCTGTCCAGGAGATGAATGCATTGATACTCTGATATCGTGGCATCCTGAAGACAAGAGAATTCTAACAATCTACTCAAGTCAAGAATATAAGGTCGAGTCTGTATTATCAATTATAGATATCCATGGTGAAATAGTCGCTTCAGCCATATTGAATGGTGATAAAGATGAGCACAAGTTATTTAAAAAAGATTTCTATCCTTATGTAGAGAACTTAGTTGCCATCAGGGAACTTATACCTAAAAAACAATGGCTGATAAAATTTGTTGATTCAGAAGAACATTATGCTGTTCTGTCAAAATAG